One stretch of Candidatus Bathyarchaeota archaeon DNA includes these proteins:
- a CDS encoding translation initiation factor IF-2 subunit gamma — protein sequence MKIHRLQSQPEINIGTIGHVDHGKTTLVQALTGVWASRHSEELRRGITIKLGYADAAVYKCPSCNEPQGYCTSPLCPHCGNTAEFQRAFSFVDAPGHEILMATMLSGAAVMDGAILVIAADERCPQPQTREHLAAIDIVDLKNIIIVQNKIDIVTRDDAIRHYNDIQKFVEGSIAENAPIIPVSAQHEVNMDLLLQAMEEHLKTPERTTTESSRMYIVRSFDVNVPGTSIDNLKGGVVGGSIIQGCFEAGEQVEIRPGLPVREKNRIKMRELFTEITSLHSGNTTVKQAIPGGLVGVGTLLDPSLTKSDGLVGSLIGKPGTLPPVIREISLDIRLFENIIGSREMGKVVSVAKGEKLLLNLGTAKTMGNVTKVAKDYLEATLTIPVCGEAGDRVALSRRIGSRWRLIGVGILKG from the coding sequence ATTAAGATTCATAGACTTCAAAGCCAACCGGAGATAAATATCGGCACCATAGGCCATGTCGATCATGGTAAGACCACCCTGGTCCAGGCACTCACCGGTGTATGGGCTTCCCGACATAGTGAGGAGCTGAGAAGGGGGATTACAATCAAACTTGGGTACGCCGACGCAGCTGTCTACAAATGCCCAAGCTGTAACGAGCCTCAAGGTTACTGTACATCTCCATTGTGCCCTCACTGCGGAAACACAGCAGAGTTCCAGAGGGCTTTCAGTTTTGTGGATGCCCCAGGCCATGAGATCCTCATGGCTACGATGCTCAGCGGAGCAGCCGTCATGGATGGAGCCATATTGGTCATCGCAGCCGATGAGCGTTGCCCCCAGCCCCAGACCAGAGAGCACCTCGCAGCCATTGATATCGTTGACCTCAAAAACATAATCATAGTCCAAAATAAAATCGATATAGTAACTCGGGATGACGCGATCCGGCACTATAACGATATCCAAAAGTTCGTAGAAGGCTCAATAGCTGAGAATGCCCCTATAATCCCAGTCTCCGCCCAGCATGAGGTCAACATGGACCTCCTTCTCCAAGCTATGGAAGAGCACCTAAAGACCCCCGAGAGGACCACCACTGAGTCATCCAGGATGTACATTGTTAGGAGCTTCGATGTCAACGTCCCCGGTACTTCCATCGATAATTTAAAGGGCGGCGTAGTGGGGGGGTCCATAATCCAGGGGTGCTTTGAGGCCGGTGAACAGGTCGAGATCAGACCAGGCCTCCCTGTCCGAGAGAAGAACAGGATCAAGATGAGGGAGCTTTTTACAGAGATCACGAGCCTTCACTCAGGGAACACAACGGTGAAGCAGGCCATCCCAGGGGGACTTGTAGGAGTAGGCACACTCCTCGACCCCTCCCTCACAAAGTCCGACGGTCTCGTGGGGAGCCTTATAGGTAAGCCAGGGACGCTTCCCCCCGTTATTAGGGAGATAAGCCTCGACATCCGGTTATTCGAGAACATTATTGGGAGCCGGGAGATGGGAAAAGTGGTCTCGGTCGCCAAGGGAGAGAAGCTCCTTTTAAATCTAGGGACTGCGAAGACAATGGGGAATGTCACTAAGGTGGCCAAAGACTACCTAGAGGCGACACTGACCATCCCTGTCTGCGGTGAAGCCGGGGATCGGGTGGCCCTCAGCAGGAGGATAGGCAGCAGATGGCGGCTGATAGGTGTAGGCATACTAAAGGGGTAG